In one window of Capricornis sumatraensis isolate serow.1 unplaced genomic scaffold, serow.2 scaffold54, whole genome shotgun sequence DNA:
- the PLCXD1 gene encoding PI-PLC X domain-containing protein 1: MGGQVSSAGSFGGLPCASKANADWMSALSSRLWDVPLHQLSIPGSHDTMTYCLNKKSPISSQEPRLLQLLRKALPCATLPVVLKWATTQVLSVTEQLDAGVRYLDLRIAHMEEGSERNLHFVHMVYTTALVEDTLTEISEWLEGHPREVVILACRNFEGMTEDLHEYLVGCIKNIFGDMLCPRGEVPTLRQLWSRGQQVILSYEDEASVSRHAELWPGIPYWWGNKVKPQDLVHYLERMKSCGRPGGLFVAGINLTENLEFILGHPAWSLQKLTLSGLPYLCAWVRAQCPGSAAGCTNIIAGDFIGASGFVSDVIGLNRKLLRG; the protein is encoded by the exons ATGGGCGGGCAAGTGAGCTCGGCCGGCTCCTTCGGCGGCCTGCCCTGCGCCTCCAAGGCGAACGCGGACTGGATGTCGGCGCTGAGCTCTCGGCTCTGGGACGTGCCGCTGCACCAGCTCTCCATCCCAG GGAGTCACGACACGATGACCTACTGCCTGAACAAGAAGTCGCCCATCTCCAGCCAGGAGCCgaggctgctgcagctgctgcgcAAAGCGCTGCCGTGCGCCACCCTGCCCGTGGTGCTCAAGTGGGCCACCACACAG GTGCTGAGCGTCACGGAGCAGCTGGACGCGGGCGTGCGGTACCTGGACCTGCGGATCGCACACATGGAGGAGGGCTCCGAGAGGAACCTGCACTTCGTCCACATGGTGTACACGACGGCCCTCGTGGAG GACACGCTCACGGAGATCTCCGAGTGGCTGGAGGGCCACCCCCGGGAGGTGGTCATCCTGGCGTGCAGGAACTTCGAGGGCATGACGGAGGACCTGCACGAgtacctggtgggctgcatcaaGAACATCTTCGGGGACATGCTGTGTCCCCGCGGG gaagtgcCGACTCTGCGCCAGCTGTGGTCACGGGGCCAGCAGGTCATCCTGTCGTACGAGGACGAGGCGTCCGTGAGCCGGCACGCGGAACTGTGGCCCGGGATCCCCTACTGGTGGGGGAACAAGGTGAAGCCCCAGGACCTCGTCCACTACCTGGAGCGCATGAAGAGCTGCGGCCGCCCAG GTGGGCTGTTCGTGGCCGGCATCAACCTCACGGAGAACCTGGAGTTCATCCTCGGCCACCCGGCCTGGTCGCTGCAGAAGCTGACCCTGTCGGGGCTCCCCTACCTGTGCGCGTGGGTGCGGGCCCAGTGCCCGGGGTCGGCCGCCGGCTGCACCAACATCATCGCGGGCGACTTCATCGGGGCCAGCGGGTTTGTCAGCGACGTCATTGGGCTGAACCGGAAGCTGCTTCGGGGCTGA